One segment of Porticoccus hydrocarbonoclasticus MCTG13d DNA contains the following:
- a CDS encoding TetR/AcrR family transcriptional regulator produces MSLTETRERLLETALELIWQSNYNSVGVNEICKQAGVTKGAFYHHFDSKAALFCEATAYYWQVIKSDLDAVFSPVNTPLEQLENLVHFLFVAKMGNDRAGIRGCPFYNAGAQIGSGDEKVIEALQLLSQTAVKYNLSLVKALQLAGCLDDGVDAEQTARLLYHYIHGVLSYAQVHSDDEEIKRDLPTGLYRLLALKTDYWFSTRPTWEPQPGVSPLVGEILLPRLR; encoded by the coding sequence ATGTCGTTAACCGAAACCCGGGAGCGCCTGCTGGAAACAGCGCTTGAGCTGATCTGGCAGAGTAATTACAACAGTGTCGGTGTGAATGAAATCTGCAAACAGGCGGGCGTCACCAAGGGTGCCTTTTACCACCACTTTGATTCGAAGGCGGCACTGTTCTGTGAGGCTACAGCCTATTACTGGCAAGTGATAAAAAGTGATCTTGATGCGGTTTTTTCACCGGTCAACACCCCGCTTGAGCAACTTGAAAATCTGGTGCATTTTCTGTTTGTGGCGAAGATGGGTAACGATCGTGCGGGTATCCGGGGCTGCCCTTTTTACAATGCCGGGGCACAGATTGGCTCCGGTGACGAGAAGGTGATCGAAGCGCTCCAGCTACTTTCGCAAACTGCGGTAAAATACAACCTGTCACTGGTAAAGGCCCTGCAGTTAGCGGGTTGTCTTGATGACGGTGTGGATGCCGAGCAAACCGCCAGATTGCTCTATCATTACATCCACGGCGTGCTCAGCTATGCCCAGGTGCACAGTGATGACGAGGAAATCAAACGTGATCTGCCCACCGGTCTCTACCGCTTGCTGGCACTGAAAACGGACTACTGGTTTAGCACCAGACCCACCTGGGAGCCACAGCCGGGGGTTTCCCCTCTTGTCGGCGAGATACTGTTGCCAAGACTCAGATAG
- a CDS encoding DegQ family serine endoprotease — protein MHQFRHFMLAVSMLLVVGFTQAALPLHDGSDRELPSLSPMLKSVSPAVVNIATFSSQQATNNPLMNDPFFRHFFNAPDPRQQRQQPPRKRQQSAGSGVIVNADDGIVMTNYHVIKGADEVQVSMEDGRSFTAKVRGSDPELDIAILQIEADNLAEVPLGDSGKLEVGDFVVAIGSPFGLGQTVTTGIVSALDRTGLGIEGYENFIQTDASINPGNSGGALVSLRGELVGINTAILAPAGGNIGIGFAIPINMAKASMDQILEYGEVKRGQLGIGIQDITPELREAFNLENGQRGVLVTGVSDDSTAKKAGVQAGDVIIAVDGEATNSSGQLRSQIGIKSIGDEVRLTYIRDGKVKKVDIEVGEPQQLTSTTGELHKLLEGARFENNPDGEGVLVSGLSPNSVAAYNGLRPGDVILGANRQRVTNLDSFKKALSLSKQSVLLHVNRNGNSLYLVIR, from the coding sequence ATGCATCAGTTCAGACATTTCATGCTCGCGGTATCCATGTTGTTGGTGGTTGGTTTTACCCAGGCGGCGCTACCGCTGCACGATGGCTCAGACAGGGAGCTGCCCTCGCTGTCGCCAATGCTGAAGAGTGTCAGTCCGGCAGTTGTCAATATCGCGACATTTTCCAGCCAGCAGGCTACGAACAACCCCTTGATGAACGACCCCTTTTTCCGGCATTTTTTCAATGCGCCGGACCCCCGTCAGCAGCGCCAACAGCCGCCCAGAAAACGCCAGCAAAGCGCGGGTTCGGGGGTGATAGTCAATGCCGATGACGGCATTGTGATGACCAATTATCACGTGATCAAAGGTGCAGATGAAGTCCAGGTATCCATGGAAGATGGCCGTTCGTTTACCGCCAAGGTCAGAGGTTCCGACCCCGAGTTGGACATCGCCATTTTGCAGATTGAGGCCGATAACCTGGCTGAAGTACCACTGGGTGATTCCGGCAAACTGGAGGTCGGCGACTTTGTCGTGGCCATCGGCAGCCCGTTTGGGCTCGGACAGACCGTGACAACCGGTATCGTCAGTGCGTTGGATCGCACCGGTCTCGGTATTGAAGGCTATGAAAATTTCATACAGACAGATGCTTCCATCAACCCCGGCAATTCCGGTGGTGCACTGGTCAGTCTGCGCGGGGAGCTGGTGGGAATTAATACTGCGATTCTGGCACCAGCCGGTGGCAATATCGGCATTGGCTTTGCTATTCCTATCAATATGGCCAAAGCCAGTATGGATCAGATACTCGAATATGGCGAAGTGAAGCGCGGTCAGCTGGGTATTGGTATCCAGGATATTACGCCCGAGTTGCGCGAAGCCTTCAATCTCGAGAACGGCCAGCGAGGCGTGCTGGTGACCGGTGTTAGTGACGACTCCACTGCCAAGAAGGCTGGCGTGCAGGCAGGGGATGTGATTATTGCCGTCGATGGTGAAGCGACCAACTCTTCCGGACAGCTACGCAGCCAGATCGGCATCAAATCCATTGGTGACGAAGTGCGACTCACCTACATTCGCGATGGCAAGGTGAAAAAAGTTGATATTGAGGTGGGTGAGCCACAGCAATTGACGTCCACCACGGGTGAATTGCACAAGCTGCTGGAAGGTGCCCGCTTTGAAAACAACCCGGATGGTGAGGGTGTACTGGTGTCGGGCTTATCACCGAACTCGGTAGCTGCCTATAACGGTTTGCGCCCCGGTGATGTGATTCTGGGTGCCAACCGGCAGCGCGTCACCAACCTAGATAGCTTCAAAAAAGCGCTTTCCCTGAGCAAGCAGTCCGTCCTGCTCCATGTCAACAGGAATGGCAACTCCCTCTACCTGGTGATCCGCTAG
- a CDS encoding universal stress protein — protein MYKNILVPTDLTDKNEPAIREALSMAFQSGGQLHLLHVLEKLGGETDGELEAFYQKLASQADETLTRWQQHFQSEFPGVPIEKLIAVGKRAPEIIHYCREVKIDLIVMAARIIKPEQQSFGTLSHQVALFAPVSVLMVR, from the coding sequence ATGTATAAAAATATTCTGGTTCCGACGGATTTGACGGATAAAAATGAGCCCGCTATCCGGGAAGCACTGTCGATGGCTTTCCAGTCCGGCGGCCAGCTACACCTGCTACATGTGCTGGAGAAGCTGGGTGGTGAAACCGATGGAGAGCTGGAAGCTTTTTACCAGAAGCTTGCCAGTCAGGCCGACGAAACCCTGACGCGTTGGCAGCAACATTTTCAGTCAGAGTTTCCCGGCGTGCCAATCGAGAAATTGATAGCAGTGGGTAAGCGCGCCCCCGAAATCATCCATTATTGTAGAGAAGTGAAGATAGACCTGATTGTGATGGCGGCCCGAATCATCAAGCCGGAACAGCAGTCTTTTGGCACCCTGAGCCATCAAGTCGCCCTGTTCGCGCCAGTATCCGTATTGATGGTTCGCTGA
- a CDS encoding quinone oxidoreductase family protein, protein MVKIAGNAITDQGSVFACEQWRANMKAVVLDSLGGPEKLTLRDIERKAPGPGEVSVKLAASALNRRDLWITQGKYPKIELPCVPGSDGAGVIDELGEGVQNELLGQQVVIYPAKNWGPEQRHYGPDFRVLGMPDQGTFAEYICVAASDVYPKPAHLDWPQAAAIPLAGLTAWRAVTTQGDVQPGHRVLITGAGSGVSTFAVLWCLNLGAEVYVSSGSNEKLAHAKVMGVTGGENYRDPACYKKLRQQSGGFHTVIDSAGGDALNSLLDSLLPGGRLVFFGATLGNPAKGLELAKLFFRQIRIQGTTMGSNAEFAAMIDFVTAHRILPVIDRVMALEDAVAAHQRMEGFSHTGKIVLLND, encoded by the coding sequence ATGGTCAAAATCGCAGGCAACGCGATTACCGATCAGGGATCTGTTTTCGCCTGCGAACAATGGAGAGCTAACATGAAGGCAGTGGTACTCGACAGTCTTGGTGGACCTGAAAAGCTGACGCTGCGTGACATTGAACGAAAAGCCCCTGGGCCGGGTGAAGTAAGTGTAAAACTGGCTGCCAGTGCGCTGAACCGCCGCGACCTCTGGATCACACAGGGTAAGTACCCAAAAATAGAGTTACCCTGTGTTCCCGGCTCTGACGGTGCAGGGGTTATCGATGAACTGGGGGAGGGTGTCCAGAACGAGCTGTTGGGACAGCAGGTGGTGATATACCCTGCCAAAAACTGGGGCCCGGAACAGCGCCACTACGGCCCGGATTTTCGGGTATTGGGTATGCCGGACCAGGGCACTTTCGCCGAATACATCTGTGTTGCGGCGAGCGATGTTTACCCAAAACCTGCCCACCTCGACTGGCCACAGGCAGCCGCTATTCCGCTGGCGGGACTGACTGCCTGGCGTGCCGTTACCACCCAGGGAGATGTACAGCCCGGTCATCGGGTATTGATTACCGGTGCCGGCAGCGGTGTTTCGACCTTTGCCGTTCTCTGGTGCCTTAATCTCGGCGCCGAAGTCTATGTCAGCAGTGGCAGCAATGAGAAGCTGGCTCACGCCAAAGTCATGGGGGTAACCGGTGGCGAAAATTACCGGGATCCAGCGTGCTATAAAAAACTTCGGCAACAATCCGGCGGCTTTCACACAGTGATCGACAGCGCTGGCGGCGACGCGCTCAACAGCCTGCTGGATAGTTTGTTACCCGGTGGGCGACTGGTCTTCTTTGGTGCCACCCTTGGCAACCCGGCCAAAGGGTTGGAACTGGCTAAACTTTTCTTCCGACAAATCCGTATACAGGGTACGACCATGGGCAGCAATGCAGAGTTTGCCGCCATGATCGACTTTGTGACAGCACACCGGATCCTGCCTGTTATTGATCGGGTGATGGCGCTGGAGGACGCGGTCGCGGCCCATCAACGGATGGAAGGGTTTTCACACACCGGTAAAATAGTGCTGCTGAATGACTAA
- a CDS encoding efflux RND transporter periplasmic adaptor subunit yields the protein MPDTSGKRRPRVAAGATATVLLTLLATLYYAAFPHQSHSSDKTATGAPPARQVPVTAVALESVRLWTRFAGRLTAVNTAEIKPRVSGEIQQVLFQDGQLVERGELLFVIDPRPYQAAVQQAKAQLASAESRTTLARDELARASKLVGRKLVSDSIYDSAKNEYQVASAMIQEAESTVVRTELDLQYAHIKAPFSGRISRAELTVGNLVEAGASAPVLATLVSNQQLYAEFNVDEQTYLQSIRTTGNTAAMPVELTLANDDRVYRGKVHAFDNQLDISSGTIRARAIFDNTDGALTPGMYANVQLGAATEVEVLLIPTGAVGTNQDKKFVYVVGEDHIAAYREVTLGQYHKGQRVVLSGLQPDDQVVINGLAHIRPGMPVDPTPAQPEAADTTAE from the coding sequence ATGCCTGACACATCCGGCAAAAGGCGCCCTCGCGTTGCTGCGGGCGCAACAGCCACTGTACTGTTGACCCTGCTGGCGACCCTCTATTACGCCGCATTCCCTCACCAGAGCCATTCCAGTGACAAGACGGCAACAGGTGCACCACCTGCGAGACAGGTTCCAGTTACAGCGGTGGCGCTGGAATCCGTTCGCCTCTGGACACGCTTTGCCGGACGCCTGACCGCAGTAAATACTGCCGAGATAAAACCCCGGGTAAGCGGCGAGATTCAGCAGGTGCTGTTTCAGGATGGTCAACTGGTCGAACGGGGTGAACTACTGTTTGTGATCGACCCCCGGCCCTACCAGGCCGCCGTGCAACAGGCAAAAGCACAACTTGCCTCTGCAGAGTCCCGCACCACCCTGGCGCGAGACGAACTGGCACGGGCCAGCAAGCTGGTCGGGCGGAAACTGGTGTCGGACAGCATTTATGATTCGGCGAAAAATGAATACCAGGTAGCCAGCGCGATGATACAGGAGGCGGAAAGCACCGTGGTAAGAACGGAGCTGGATCTCCAGTATGCGCATATCAAGGCGCCTTTTTCAGGCCGGATAAGCCGTGCAGAGCTCACCGTCGGCAACTTGGTGGAAGCCGGTGCCAGTGCGCCCGTACTGGCAACACTGGTATCCAACCAGCAGTTGTATGCCGAATTCAATGTGGACGAGCAAACCTATCTGCAATCAATCCGGACCACCGGTAATACCGCGGCGATGCCGGTAGAACTGACACTGGCGAACGACGACCGGGTTTACCGGGGCAAAGTCCATGCGTTCGATAATCAACTGGATATTTCCAGCGGAACCATCCGGGCGCGGGCCATCTTTGATAATACCGACGGGGCCCTGACACCCGGCATGTACGCCAATGTTCAACTCGGTGCAGCCACCGAAGTGGAGGTATTGCTGATTCCCACTGGCGCTGTGGGCACCAATCAGGACAAGAAGTTTGTCTATGTGGTCGGCGAAGACCATATCGCCGCCTACCGCGAAGTCACCCTGGGTCAGTATCACAAAGGGCAACGGGTTGTGTTGAGCGGGTTGCAACCTGACGATCAGGTAGTCATCAACGGACTCGCCCACATTCGGCCGGGAATGCCGGTCGATCCCACACCTGCCCAACCCGAGGCTGCCGACACAACAGCTGAATAG
- a CDS encoding heme ABC transporter ATP-binding protein, with protein sequence MLELTNLRSQHGKVPHLVVEQLSIGTGMMVGVAGPNGSGKSTLLRAIGGDLPVTGDILFYQRSLRQWDPLDRARHLAALPQFSQIGFSFTADEIVAMGMIPLSLSRQEGRQQVAALMKDTDCHHLMGRAFPSLSGGEKQRVHLARVLLQLSQATQPPLLVLDEPTSAQDLKQQHRILALARSLCRQRGYGVIAVLHDLNHVLRYCDHCVLMKEGRLSAQGKPGDVLTQNTIEAHWEYRPQLVGHMESIPVFV encoded by the coding sequence ATGCTTGAATTGACCAATCTCCGTTCTCAACACGGCAAAGTGCCACACCTTGTCGTTGAGCAACTGAGCATCGGCACGGGCATGATGGTGGGGGTCGCCGGTCCAAACGGGTCGGGAAAATCCACCTTGCTCAGGGCCATCGGCGGTGATCTGCCTGTCACCGGTGACATCCTTTTTTATCAGCGATCCTTGCGCCAGTGGGATCCACTGGACAGGGCGCGACACCTAGCCGCACTTCCCCAGTTCAGCCAGATTGGCTTTTCATTTACTGCCGACGAAATTGTTGCCATGGGAATGATCCCACTTTCCCTGTCCCGTCAGGAAGGCAGACAGCAGGTGGCTGCTTTGATGAAAGACACGGATTGCCACCACCTGATGGGCAGGGCATTCCCATCACTGTCCGGAGGAGAGAAGCAAAGAGTCCATCTGGCCAGGGTGCTACTGCAATTGAGCCAGGCCACACAACCACCCTTGCTGGTGCTGGACGAACCGACCTCGGCACAGGATCTCAAACAACAGCACAGAATACTGGCACTGGCCCGCTCACTATGCCGCCAACGCGGTTACGGAGTCATCGCCGTGCTGCATGATCTCAACCATGTACTGCGCTACTGCGACCATTGTGTATTGATGAAGGAAGGAAGATTATCCGCACAGGGAAAACCCGGCGATGTGCTCACCCAGAATACCATTGAGGCTCACTGGGAATACCGGCCACAACTGGTCGGTCATATGGAGTCCATCCCGGTTTTTGTATAA
- a CDS encoding PA2778 family cysteine peptidase: MISRVFFLCSVLLSGCVSTPQTDQLLAGQAEDSSRHVSHIIEGVPFFPQNDYHCGPAALATVLSASGLSTVVPDDLVSKVYVPDRKGSFQVEMLAAARSYGRIPYIIEPRLEHLIGEVQADNPVLVLQNLGVSWYEVWHYAVVVGYDLSSEKLVMHSGEKKRRMTRLGVFEQTWQRSDYWGVILLKPGKLPRQVDEQKYFLSVIDFGRNNPAVDVEKAYQAGLERWPNSKIFGFALANLHYDMGKLPEALAGYRRLLTVAPDFAPAYNNLAQLLFELGEHTEAIAMAEQAVALGGPHASMYQKTLDALRQ; the protein is encoded by the coding sequence ATGATCTCGCGTGTTTTTTTTCTGTGTTCTGTTCTGCTTTCCGGGTGTGTCAGTACACCCCAGACAGACCAGCTGTTGGCTGGACAAGCGGAAGATAGCTCCCGGCATGTATCCCACATCATAGAGGGGGTGCCTTTTTTTCCGCAAAACGATTATCACTGTGGTCCCGCTGCTCTCGCCACGGTGCTCTCTGCCTCTGGGCTTTCCACCGTAGTGCCCGACGATCTGGTGAGCAAGGTGTATGTGCCCGACAGAAAGGGCAGCTTTCAGGTAGAAATGCTGGCTGCTGCCAGATCCTATGGACGAATCCCCTATATTATCGAACCCCGTCTCGAGCATCTGATCGGTGAAGTGCAGGCCGACAACCCGGTGTTGGTGTTACAAAATCTGGGCGTCAGCTGGTATGAGGTCTGGCATTACGCAGTCGTGGTTGGGTACGACCTGAGCAGTGAAAAACTGGTGATGCATTCCGGTGAGAAGAAGCGGCGCATGACCAGGCTGGGGGTGTTTGAACAAACCTGGCAACGCAGTGATTACTGGGGTGTGATTCTGCTGAAACCGGGGAAGTTGCCCCGGCAGGTGGACGAACAGAAATACTTCCTTTCGGTGATCGACTTTGGGCGCAACAATCCTGCAGTAGACGTGGAAAAAGCCTACCAGGCGGGGCTGGAACGCTGGCCGAACAGCAAGATATTCGGGTTTGCCCTGGCCAACCTGCACTACGATATGGGCAAATTGCCGGAGGCGCTTGCCGGGTATCGCCGGTTACTCACCGTCGCCCCGGATTTTGCCCCCGCCTATAACAATCTCGCCCAATTGCTCTTTGAACTCGGTGAACACACCGAGGCGATTGCCATGGCTGAACAGGCAGTGGCCCTGGGGGGGCCACACGCATCAATGTATCAGAAGACCCTCGACGCACTTCGGCAGTGA
- a CDS encoding efflux RND transporter permease subunit encodes MNISRFFIDRPIFAGVLSLMVMIAGLLAMFQLPISEYPEVTPPSVVVNASFPGANPKVIAESVATPLEEQLSGVENMLYMSSQATSDGRMTLTVTFKIGTDPDLAQQMVQNRISQALPRLPEVTRQLGVTVVKSSPDLTLVVHLVSPDQRYDELYLRNYALMHVKDELAKVNGVGTVRLFGSGDYAMRIWLDPEKIAERNLSANEVIAAIREQNVQVAAGIIGGAPMAEPVDVQLPVNAMGRLETPEEFADIIVHAGNSGQITRLRDVARIEMAAADYNLNAMLDNKPAVAIPIFQAPGANAIAISDEVRRTMEALKPLFPEGLDYEVVYDPTVFVKDSIKAVVKTLLEALLLVVIVVVVFLQTWRASIIPLLAVPVSIIGTFALMWLFGFSINTLSLFGLVLSIGIVVDDAIVVVENVERNISEGLDPREATYRAMQEVSGPIIAISLTLVAVFVPIAFISGLTGQFYKQFALTIAISTTISAFNSLTLSPALAALLLKSQDAPKDRLTRIMDKLFGGFFRLFNRGFKKSSSAYSTSIADLLSHKTTSFAVYLVLIGVTAIGFSGLPKGFVPPQDKQYLISFAQLPDGASLARTEAVIREMGSIAMAEEGVANAVQFPGLSVNGFTNSASAGIVFVTLENFDQRNSPELSAAAIAERLQMQYAGINEAFIAIFPPPPVMGLGTTGGFKLQIEDRANLGYEQLAAVVDNVQQAAWQDPALVNVYSNYKINVPQLYADLDRTKAKQLGLDIKEIFDTMQVYLGSLYVNDFNRFGRTYQVIAQADAEYRTSPENALNLKVKNDRGEMVPLGSVLEMKESYGPESAIRYNGYLAADMNGDAAPGYSSGQAQDAISKILDRVLPLGMTFEWTDLTYQQVLSGNTAIFIFPLCLLLVFLVLAAQYESLVLPLVVISIVPLSVLSAVAGLWLTGGDNNIFTQISLFVLAGLASKNAILIVEFARELEHKGMDTWHAAVTSSRMRLRPILMTSFAFIMGVVPMVLSTGAGSEMRSDIGVAVFSGMLGVTFFGLFFTPIFYVLFRKLSRTSKFHVPAE; translated from the coding sequence ATGAATATTTCCAGATTTTTTATAGATCGACCGATCTTCGCCGGTGTACTCTCCCTGATGGTGATGATCGCCGGTCTGCTGGCGATGTTTCAGTTGCCGATTTCCGAATACCCCGAGGTAACACCGCCTTCAGTGGTAGTGAATGCTTCTTTTCCCGGCGCCAATCCCAAAGTCATTGCCGAGTCAGTGGCGACGCCGCTTGAGGAGCAACTCAGCGGCGTGGAAAACATGCTTTACATGTCTTCCCAGGCCACCTCAGATGGGCGGATGACCCTGACCGTCACCTTCAAAATAGGGACCGACCCCGATCTAGCCCAACAGATGGTACAGAACAGGATATCCCAGGCCCTGCCCCGCTTGCCGGAAGTGACGCGGCAGCTCGGGGTAACGGTCGTGAAAAGTTCGCCGGATCTCACCCTGGTGGTCCACCTGGTATCACCGGATCAGCGCTACGATGAGCTCTACCTGCGCAACTATGCGCTGATGCATGTCAAGGACGAGCTGGCCAAGGTCAATGGGGTTGGCACGGTGCGCCTGTTTGGCTCCGGCGACTATGCAATGCGTATCTGGCTCGACCCGGAGAAAATTGCCGAGCGCAACCTCTCGGCCAATGAAGTAATTGCGGCGATCCGGGAACAGAATGTGCAGGTGGCAGCGGGCATCATCGGCGGCGCGCCCATGGCCGAGCCGGTGGATGTGCAACTGCCCGTCAATGCCATGGGGCGATTGGAAACCCCGGAGGAATTCGCCGACATCATCGTGCATGCCGGCAATAGTGGTCAGATCACCCGACTCAGAGATGTCGCACGCATTGAGATGGCAGCTGCCGATTACAACCTCAATGCCATGCTGGATAACAAACCCGCTGTGGCGATCCCGATTTTTCAGGCACCTGGCGCCAATGCCATCGCCATCTCCGATGAGGTGCGCCGCACCATGGAGGCACTGAAGCCGCTGTTTCCCGAGGGCCTCGATTACGAGGTGGTCTACGATCCCACGGTATTCGTCAAGGACTCGATCAAGGCTGTGGTGAAAACCCTGCTGGAAGCCCTGCTGCTGGTGGTGATTGTGGTCGTGGTCTTCCTCCAGACCTGGCGTGCCTCAATTATTCCGCTGCTGGCTGTGCCGGTGTCGATTATCGGCACCTTCGCCCTGATGTGGCTGTTCGGCTTTTCCATTAATACCCTGTCACTGTTCGGGCTGGTGTTGTCCATTGGCATCGTGGTGGACGACGCCATCGTGGTGGTGGAGAACGTCGAGCGCAATATTTCCGAGGGACTGGATCCCCGTGAGGCCACTTATCGAGCCATGCAGGAAGTCAGTGGGCCGATTATCGCGATCTCGCTCACTCTGGTGGCTGTATTTGTGCCGATTGCCTTTATCAGTGGGCTGACCGGCCAATTCTACAAGCAGTTCGCCCTGACCATTGCCATCTCAACCACCATCTCGGCTTTCAACTCTCTGACGCTGAGCCCTGCCCTCGCGGCGCTGCTACTGAAAAGCCAGGATGCGCCCAAAGATCGCCTGACAAGGATCATGGACAAATTGTTTGGCGGCTTCTTCCGGTTGTTCAACCGGGGCTTCAAAAAATCGTCCAGCGCCTACTCCACATCCATCGCTGATTTGCTGAGCCATAAAACCACGTCTTTTGCGGTTTATCTGGTATTGATCGGCGTGACCGCTATTGGCTTCAGCGGTCTGCCGAAGGGATTTGTCCCGCCCCAGGACAAGCAGTACCTGATCAGTTTCGCGCAGCTGCCCGATGGTGCGTCCCTGGCCCGCACGGAAGCCGTCATCCGGGAAATGGGCAGCATTGCCATGGCCGAAGAGGGTGTCGCCAATGCGGTACAGTTCCCCGGCCTTTCGGTGAACGGCTTTACCAATAGCGCCAGTGCCGGCATCGTCTTTGTCACGCTGGAAAACTTTGACCAGCGCAATTCGCCCGAACTGTCCGCCGCGGCCATCGCCGAACGCCTGCAAATGCAATACGCCGGTATCAATGAGGCGTTCATTGCGATTTTCCCACCACCGCCGGTCATGGGCCTCGGCACCACCGGCGGATTCAAACTGCAGATCGAGGATCGCGCCAATCTTGGCTATGAGCAGCTGGCCGCGGTTGTAGACAATGTTCAACAGGCCGCATGGCAGGACCCGGCACTGGTCAATGTCTATTCCAACTACAAGATCAATGTCCCCCAGCTATACGCCGATCTTGACCGGACCAAAGCCAAACAGCTCGGCCTGGATATCAAGGAAATCTTCGATACCATGCAGGTCTACCTCGGCTCGCTGTATGTGAATGATTTCAACCGTTTCGGTCGCACCTACCAGGTTATTGCCCAGGCGGATGCCGAATACCGCACCAGCCCTGAAAATGCCTTGAACCTGAAAGTGAAAAATGACCGGGGGGAGATGGTACCGCTGGGCAGCGTGCTGGAAATGAAAGAGAGTTACGGTCCGGAAAGCGCCATTCGCTACAACGGCTATCTGGCGGCAGATATGAATGGTGACGCGGCACCCGGCTATTCCAGTGGTCAAGCTCAGGATGCCATCAGCAAAATTCTTGACAGGGTGTTGCCACTGGGCATGACCTTTGAGTGGACGGACCTGACCTACCAGCAGGTACTGAGTGGCAATACCGCCATCTTTATTTTCCCCCTGTGCCTGTTGCTGGTCTTTCTCGTGCTGGCCGCACAGTACGAAAGCCTGGTGCTGCCGTTGGTGGTGATCAGTATTGTGCCACTGTCGGTATTGTCGGCGGTGGCCGGCCTGTGGCTGACCGGTGGCGACAACAATATTTTCACCCAGATCAGCCTGTTCGTGCTGGCGGGCCTGGCCAGCAAAAACGCCATTCTGATCGTGGAGTTTGCCCGGGAGCTGGAGCACAAGGGCATGGACACCTGGCACGCTGCGGTGACGTCAAGCCGGATGCGGTTGCGGCCAATTCTGATGACGTCCTTCGCATTCATCATGGGTGTAGTCCCGATGGTACTGTCCACCGGCGCAGGTTCCGAAATGCGCAGCGACATCGGGGTTGCGGTTTTCTCCGGCATGCTCGGCGTAACGTTTTTCGGGTTGTTTTTTACCCCGATTTTCTATGTGCTGTTCAGAAAACTGTCACGCACCAGCAAATTCCATGTACCCGCAGAATAA
- a CDS encoding PA2779 family protein, whose translation MNNQSVRQLVCYILVSMVMFAGLVSQSHAVMVGTDTVAAEVSSDLGREEIKDLLARQDVSDKLTSLGVDIADVSDRVDSMSDAEVAELNQQMADLPAGGVLGTIALVLLILILLDVAGVTDIFPGV comes from the coding sequence ATGAATAATCAATCCGTTAGGCAACTGGTCTGCTATATACTGGTTTCCATGGTGATGTTCGCTGGGCTGGTGAGTCAGTCCCATGCGGTGATGGTGGGTACCGATACGGTTGCCGCTGAGGTTTCTTCCGATCTGGGTCGTGAAGAAATCAAAGACCTTCTGGCTCGTCAGGATGTATCCGATAAACTGACCAGCCTGGGTGTTGATATTGCCGATGTCAGTGATCGGGTGGACTCAATGAGCGACGCGGAGGTCGCCGAGCTGAACCAGCAGATGGCCGACCTGCCTGCAGGCGGTGTTCTGGGTACAATCGCATTGGTATTGTTGATCCTGATTCTGCTTGATGTTGCCGGGGTGACCGATATCTTCCCCGGTGTCTGA
- a CDS encoding Hsp20 family protein, with protein sequence MATVDLTPLYRSTIGFDRLEPLLETALRTEQTSTVYPPYDIEVLDENRYAITIAVAGFDRAELDIQVEKGVLTVYGKKASDKTSRNYLHQGIARRAFERKFNLADHVEVTSADLNNGLLTISLLKEIPEAMKPRTIPISDGGNVFENSDNSSQAA encoded by the coding sequence ATGGCAACTGTTGACCTGACCCCGCTGTATCGCAGCACAATCGGTTTTGATCGTCTTGAACCGTTGCTGGAAACTGCGTTGCGCACTGAGCAGACCTCGACGGTATACCCGCCCTACGATATTGAGGTGCTCGATGAAAACCGTTATGCCATCACCATTGCAGTGGCTGGCTTTGATCGCGCCGAACTGGATATCCAGGTGGAGAAAGGTGTGCTGACTGTGTATGGCAAAAAAGCGAGTGACAAGACCTCCCGCAATTACCTGCATCAGGGGATTGCCCGGCGCGCCTTCGAACGCAAATTCAACCTTGCGGATCATGTTGAAGTGACATCTGCGGATCTCAACAATGGCCTGCTGACCATCAGCCTGCTCAAGGAAATTCCGGAGGCCATGAAACCAAGAACCATCCCGATCAGTGACGGTGGGAATGTGTTTGAGAATAGCGATAACAGTAGCCAGGCGGCCTGA